From the genome of Marixanthomonas ophiurae, one region includes:
- a CDS encoding universal stress protein, with amino-acid sequence MNTILLPTDFSESSKNAIRYALDFFKGHTCTFYILNIQKTSEYVTADVRSASPKSSVYDAVLADNKKELSSFVDTFKKDYSSEDYTFHEKVDYDAFVDAINQSISLYSIDLIIMGTNGATSAKEVLFGSNTLQVIRQVDCPVLVIPDNYSYKKIESILFSLHHGDILKKEKLQPLFSLMVKQNQPHINVLDIDDDAVADPNLLENRNLQDSFKGKKHSFHALTGIPTPIAINTFVQLFNISLHTMFVERESFLERFVFGSETSKISYQTRVPLLVLHQ; translated from the coding sequence ATGAATACTATATTACTTCCGACAGATTTTTCAGAAAGCTCTAAGAATGCTATCAGATATGCGCTGGATTTTTTTAAAGGGCATACTTGCACGTTCTATATTTTGAACATTCAGAAAACTTCAGAATACGTTACTGCAGATGTACGCTCTGCATCACCAAAGAGCTCAGTGTACGACGCTGTGCTAGCGGACAATAAAAAAGAGCTTAGCTCCTTTGTAGATACCTTTAAAAAGGACTATAGCAGTGAAGATTATACTTTTCATGAGAAAGTTGATTACGATGCTTTTGTTGATGCCATAAACCAGTCCATTTCATTATATAGCATCGATTTAATAATAATGGGAACCAATGGTGCGACAAGTGCTAAAGAAGTCCTTTTTGGTAGTAATACACTCCAAGTAATACGACAGGTTGACTGTCCAGTTCTTGTTATTCCAGATAATTATAGCTATAAAAAAATAGAATCTATTCTTTTTAGTTTACACCATGGAGATATTCTTAAAAAAGAGAAGTTACAACCGTTGTTCAGTCTAATGGTGAAACAAAACCAACCTCACATTAATGTTTTAGATATTGATGATGACGCCGTAGCTGATCCCAATCTGCTAGAAAATAGAAACCTTCAAGATTCTTTTAAGGGCAAAAAACACAGTTTCCATGCATTAACTGGTATTCCCACCCCTATTGCAATTAATACTTTTGTGCAATTGTTTAATATATCTCTACATACCATGTTTGTGGAACGGGAAAGCTTTCTGGAGCGCTTTGTTTTTGGGTCGGAAACTTCTAAAATAAGTTATCAAACGCGTGTTCCACTTTTAGTGCTGCACCAATAG
- a CDS encoding YceI family protein gives MKTILKYALLFTLTLTTIVSAQNSMEKETIYILKNSKLTITGDTNINKFRCEFDTTYLVQNKEINYINNGDEINFKNAVLTLQNECFDCGSKAINRDFHSLLKSEKYPEITLELNYISLNDKERGIAHVIITISEKEKEYTFPIDISSSSTNCFSGKLKMNIKDFGLEPPKKLFGLIIIKEEVEINFNLAIEI, from the coding sequence GTGAAAACTATATTGAAATATGCTTTGCTTTTTACCTTGACCTTAACCACAATAGTTTCGGCACAGAATAGTATGGAAAAGGAAACCATCTATATTCTCAAAAATAGCAAACTTACCATTACTGGTGATACTAATATAAATAAGTTTAGATGTGAATTTGATACAACTTATTTGGTACAGAACAAGGAAATAAACTATATCAATAATGGGGACGAGATCAATTTTAAAAATGCTGTTCTCACTTTACAAAATGAATGTTTTGACTGTGGTAGTAAAGCTATAAATAGAGACTTTCATTCACTACTAAAAAGCGAAAAATATCCCGAAATTACATTAGAACTTAACTATATAAGTTTAAATGACAAAGAGCGTGGTATTGCCCATGTAATAATAACTATCTCAGAAAAGGAAAAAGAGTATACCTTTCCCATAGATATTAGTAGCTCGTCCACAAATTGCTTTAGCGGAAAGCTAAAAATGAACATTAAGGACTTTGGCCTTGAGCCTCCAAAAAAATTGTTCGGTTTAATAATTATAAAAGAAGAAGTTGAAATAAACTTTAACCTTGCCATAGAAATATAG